GAAGAGTAGTCCCGGATCATTTTCACCGAAATAGGCGGAAATCTCGATTGCTTTGCCAAGATCGAAATCCTTGCCATCAATTTCCGGAAAGTCATTTTCCGGGATTGAGCCGGTTTCAATGGTCACCACCGCTTCTGGGATGCGATTGATCTGTTTGTAAACCTTGACAGATGCAATCATCAAAGTATCCGCGGTGGCCGCACCGGCCACTTTGATGCTTACCCCAAGCGGTCCGTCGGTGTTCAGTGTTGGACTGTCAGCCATAGCTTACCTCACTGGCGGAAAGCGCAAGAGTGTGTTGGGCGCAAGGGTGCGAAAGCTGTCGAGGTTATTCAAGCGCGCCACTTCCAGATATCGCGAGGCATCGCTGTAGATTTTCTGACACAGCAAGGGGAGGGTATCGCCCTGCCGTACCCGCACCATATGCGTCATATCGGGAGAACTTCGGTCCGCTTCCCGCGCTTCCTGCGCCTCCGTTATGGCCTCCACAAACGCCAGCGTGAGTTTCGCGCGCAAAGCAGCGCCCTCGGGATGAAACAGTGTGTAATCCACCGAGAAACTGGTCAGCCGACCAAAGAAGGCTTCCAGCCCTTCGCCCCAAACGACTTTTACCGGGTTCGGTTCATGCGTGTCACCGTCATAATCATAGGCAATGTCACGCAGTTTCTCTATCTGTTCAGCGACGGTCACATC
This genomic interval from Paracoccaceae bacterium contains the following:
- a CDS encoding peptidoglycan-binding protein; this translates as MAKLKIIRCKINNDQIEEQSGDDNIFEATINPEKYTHKMGLKYSGTSQASGAGAIGKSAAITKFASAEPEKLDFAITLDGTGVVADARDVTVAEQIEKLRDIAYDYDGDTHEPNPVKVVWGEGLEAFFGRLTSFSVDYTLFHPEGAALRAKLTLAFVEAITEAQEAREADRSSPDMTHMVRVRQGDTLPLLCQKIYSDASRYLEVARLNNLDSFRTLAPNTLLRFPPVR